CACCGTCGAGAACACCCACTACGTCATCGGGAGCGTCGTCGGCCCGCACCCGTTCCCGAAGATGGTCCGGGACTTCCAGGCGGTCATCTCCGAGGAGGCCCGCGAGCAGACAATCGAGAAGACCGGGAGCCTTCCTGATTCCGTCATCGCGTGTGCCGGCGGCGGCTCGAACACGATGGGGACGTTCGCACACTTCGTCGAGGATGATGGGGAGCCACGCTCCCCGGAACAGTCGAGCAGCGACGAGCCGCGAGGCCGTGTCGACCTCTACGCCGTCGAGGCGGGCGGCTCCTCGCTGCAGGTCGACGAGGAGGAAGGCGTCGCGCCCAACTCCGCGACGTTGTCGACCGGCGATGAGGGCGTCCTCCACGGCGCGCGCACGAAGCTCCTGCAGGATTCGGACGGCCAGATTATGGAATCGCATTCGGTGTCCGCGGGGCTGGACTACGCCGGCGTCGGCCCGGAACTCGCCCATCTTGTCGACGAGGACCGAGTCACGCCGGTCAACGTCGACGACGACACCGCGCTAGAGGCGTTCCACCGGCTCTCCCAAGACGAGGGTATCATCCCGGCGCTTGAGACGGCCCACGCCTTCGGGTATCTGGAAGAGCACCACGACGAGGTCGGCGACACCGTCGTCGTCAACGTCTCCGGCCGCGGCGACAAGGACCTCGAAACGGTCATCGAGGAGACCAGCAAGCGCGACCTCGACATCGCGCCCGACATGTCTATCTTCGAGCGCGTCGGCGGGGGTGGCCTCTGATGGGGCTCGAACGCGCTTTCGCCGACGAATCCGCCTTCGTCCCGTACCTCGCCGCCGGCGACCCGAACTATGAGGCCTCTCTGGAGTACGTCGAGGCGCTGGCCCGCGGCGGGGCCGATGTGATCGAACTCGGCCTGCCGTTCTCCGAGCCCATCGCGGAGGGTAAGACCATCCAGAACGCCATCGTTCGCTCGCTCGAAGCCGGGATGACGCCCGACCGCTTCTTCGAGTTCGTCACGGACCTCGACGTGGACGTGCCGCTGGTGTGTATGACCTACTACAACCTGATCTATCAATACGGTGCGGGTGAGGGGCCGCGTCCGTTCGTCGAGAAAGCCGCCGCGGTCGGCATCGAGGGGCTTGTCGTCCCGGACCTCCCCGCCGAGGAAGCCGCCCCGCTGCGTCGGGCCTGTGACGAGTTCGGTCTCGACCTGGTGTTCATCGTCGCGCCGACGACGAAAGGCGACCGGCTCGAACGGATGCTCGAACAGGTGTCGGGCTACGTCTACGTTCAGGCGCGTCTGGGCGTCACCGGCGCGCGCGAGGACGTGGACGACGCCACTGAGGAATCGCTGGCCCGACTCTCCGACTGGGACGTTCCCAAGGCTGTCGGGTTCGGCATCAAAACCGGTGACCACGCCGAGCGCATCGTCTCTGCCGGCGCTGACGGTATTATCGTCGGCTCCGCGCTGGTCGATATCGTCGCCGAGGGCCACGAGA
The Haloarcula sp. CBA1129 genome window above contains:
- the trpB gene encoding tryptophan synthase subunit beta, giving the protein MSTDDAHDPKFGEYGGQYVPEALMPAIEELTDAYQRYVLENEDGFMDEFRERLADFGGRPTPLQYAEQLSARYDTDVYLKREDLLHGGAHKLNNALGQVLLAKYMGKERIIAETGAGQHGTATAMAAAHLDMPCEIYMGETDIARQRPNVFRMRINGSEVNPVTVGRGTLKEAISETMRDWATTVENTHYVIGSVVGPHPFPKMVRDFQAVISEEAREQTIEKTGSLPDSVIACAGGGSNTMGTFAHFVEDDGEPRSPEQSSSDEPRGRVDLYAVEAGGSSLQVDEEEGVAPNSATLSTGDEGVLHGARTKLLQDSDGQIMESHSVSAGLDYAGVGPELAHLVDEDRVTPVNVDDDTALEAFHRLSQDEGIIPALETAHAFGYLEEHHDEVGDTVVVNVSGRGDKDLETVIEETSKRDLDIAPDMSIFERVGGGGL
- the trpA gene encoding tryptophan synthase subunit alpha — protein: MGLERAFADESAFVPYLAAGDPNYEASLEYVEALARGGADVIELGLPFSEPIAEGKTIQNAIVRSLEAGMTPDRFFEFVTDLDVDVPLVCMTYYNLIYQYGAGEGPRPFVEKAAAVGIEGLVVPDLPAEEAAPLRRACDEFGLDLVFIVAPTTKGDRLERMLEQVSGYVYVQARLGVTGAREDVDDATEESLARLSDWDVPKAVGFGIKTGDHAERIVSAGADGIIVGSALVDIVAEGHENGDSIEEVADRLEAKARELKEGALRGASERPQPERT